Proteins encoded in a region of the Mycolicibacterium chitae genome:
- a CDS encoding F0F1 ATP synthase subunit epsilon, producing the protein MAELDVDIVAVERKIWSGKATFVFTRTTAGEIGILPRHIPLVAQLVDDAMVRVEREGEDDLRIAVDGGFLSVTEEGVIILAEAAEFESEIDVDAAKADAESDDAATAARGRARLRAVGQLA; encoded by the coding sequence GTGGCTGAACTGGACGTCGATATCGTCGCCGTCGAGCGCAAAATCTGGTCGGGTAAGGCCACGTTCGTCTTCACCCGGACCACCGCCGGCGAGATCGGCATCTTGCCGCGGCATATCCCGCTGGTCGCCCAGCTGGTCGACGACGCCATGGTGCGCGTCGAGCGGGAGGGCGAGGATGATCTGCGGATCGCGGTGGACGGCGGATTCCTGTCGGTCACCGAAGAAGGCGTGATCATCCTGGCCGAGGCGGCCGAGTTCGAATCCGAGATCGACGTCGACGCGGCCAAGGCCGACGCGGAATCCGATGATGCCGCGACGGCCGCCCGGGGCCGGGCCAGACTGCGCGCAGTCGGCCAACTCGCCTAG
- a CDS encoding DUF2550 domain-containing protein, whose protein sequence is MSTPMILMVVLVAVLLLSVLALTYRLWKLRQGGTAAILRDTPAVAGHGWRHGVIRYRGGEAVFYRLSSVRWWPDRRLSRRDIDIISRRAPRGDEFDIMTDQIVVLELRDTGAERPERRNGYEIALDRGALTAFLSWLESRPNPRARRRTT, encoded by the coding sequence ATGAGCACGCCCATGATCCTGATGGTCGTGCTGGTGGCCGTGCTCTTGCTGTCGGTCCTCGCCCTGACGTATCGGCTGTGGAAGCTGCGTCAGGGCGGGACCGCCGCAATTCTGCGCGACACCCCCGCGGTCGCCGGCCACGGCTGGCGCCACGGGGTGATCCGCTATCGCGGCGGCGAAGCCGTCTTCTATCGCTTGTCGAGTGTGCGCTGGTGGCCGGATCGCCGGTTGAGCCGGCGCGACATCGACATCATTTCCCGTCGGGCGCCCCGCGGCGACGAGTTCGACATCATGACCGATCAGATCGTGGTCCTCGAACTGCGTGACACCGGCGCCGAACGCCCCGAGCGGCGCAACGGGTACGAGATCGCCCTGGACCGCGGGGCGTTGACCGCCTTCCTGTCCTGGCTGGAGTCCCGGCCGAACCCGCGCGCACGGCGGCGCACGACGTAG
- a CDS encoding cob(I)yrinic acid a,c-diamide adenosyltransferase has translation MAVHLTRIYTRTGDDGTTGLSDFSRVSKTDARLVAYADCDETNAAIGVALALGSPDQQIASVLRQIQNDLFDAGADLSTPVVENPEYPPLRIAQSYIDRLEKWCDEFNESLAPLNSFILPGGTALSALLHVARTVARRAERSAWSAIDAEPDSVSVLPAKYLNRLSDLLFILSRLANPDGDVLWVPGGPEANRDTATED, from the coding sequence ATGGCAGTCCACCTGACCCGTATTTACACCCGTACCGGGGACGACGGCACCACCGGACTCAGCGATTTCTCCCGCGTCTCCAAGACCGACGCGCGGCTGGTGGCCTACGCCGACTGTGACGAGACCAACGCCGCCATCGGCGTCGCCCTGGCGCTCGGATCGCCCGACCAGCAAATCGCCTCGGTGTTGCGGCAGATCCAGAACGATCTCTTCGACGCCGGTGCGGACCTGTCGACTCCGGTGGTGGAGAACCCGGAGTACCCGCCGCTGCGCATCGCGCAGAGCTACATCGATCGGCTCGAAAAGTGGTGCGATGAGTTCAACGAGTCGTTGGCGCCGCTGAACTCCTTCATCCTGCCCGGCGGCACGGCGCTGTCGGCGCTGCTGCACGTGGCGCGCACCGTGGCCCGGCGCGCCGAGCGGTCCGCCTGGAGCGCGATCGACGCGGAGCCGGATTCGGTCAGTGTGCTGCCGGCCAAATACCTGAACCGGTTGTCGGACCTGCTGTTCATCCTGTCGCGGCTGGCGAATCCCGACGGCGACGTGCTGTGGGTGCCGGGCGGCCCGGAGGCCAACAGGGACACGGCCACCGAGGACTGA
- the murA gene encoding UDP-N-acetylglucosamine 1-carboxyvinyltransferase translates to MSERFVVTGGSRLSGEVAVGGAKNSVLKLMAASLLAEGTTTITNCPDILDVPLMAEVLRGLGATVELEGDVVRITSPDEPKYDADFAAVRQFRASVCVLGPLVGRCKRAKVALPGGDAIGSRPLDMHQSGLRQLGADCNIEHGCVVAEADSLHGAEIQLEFPSVGATENILMAAVLAGGVTTIHNAAREPDVVDLCDMLNQMGAQVSGAGSSTLTITGVDKLHPTEHRVIGDRIVAATWGIGAAMTRGDVTITGVNPAHLQLVLHKLHDVGATVTESDDGFRVVQYDRPKAVNIATLPFPGFPTDLQPMAIALASIADGTSMITENVFEARFRFVEEMIRLGADARTDGHHAVVRGIPQLSSAPVWSSDIRAGAGLVLAGLVADGDTEVHDVFHIDRGYPLFVENLLILGAEIERVSS, encoded by the coding sequence GTGAGTGAGCGATTCGTAGTGACCGGAGGCAGCCGGTTGTCTGGCGAAGTTGCTGTCGGGGGAGCAAAGAACAGCGTGCTCAAGTTGATGGCCGCGAGCTTGCTGGCCGAGGGCACAACCACGATCACCAACTGTCCGGACATTCTCGATGTGCCGTTGATGGCGGAGGTGCTGCGCGGTCTGGGTGCCACCGTCGAACTCGAGGGCGACGTCGTGCGGATCACCTCGCCCGACGAACCCAAGTACGACGCCGACTTCGCCGCGGTCCGGCAGTTCCGGGCCTCGGTCTGTGTGTTGGGCCCGCTGGTCGGGCGCTGCAAGCGGGCCAAGGTTGCACTGCCCGGCGGGGACGCCATCGGTTCCCGGCCGCTGGACATGCATCAATCCGGTCTGCGGCAACTCGGCGCGGACTGCAACATCGAGCACGGTTGCGTGGTCGCCGAGGCGGACTCGCTGCACGGCGCGGAGATCCAGCTCGAGTTCCCGTCAGTCGGCGCGACCGAGAACATCCTGATGGCCGCAGTCCTGGCCGGGGGCGTCACCACGATCCACAACGCCGCGCGCGAACCCGACGTCGTCGACCTGTGCGACATGCTCAACCAGATGGGGGCCCAGGTCTCCGGAGCCGGCTCGTCGACTCTGACGATCACCGGCGTCGACAAGCTGCACCCCACCGAGCATCGCGTGATCGGCGACCGAATCGTCGCGGCGACGTGGGGGATCGGGGCGGCGATGACCCGCGGGGACGTCACGATCACCGGGGTGAACCCAGCCCACCTGCAATTGGTGCTGCACAAGCTGCACGACGTCGGGGCCACCGTGACCGAGAGCGACGACGGGTTCCGGGTGGTCCAGTACGACCGGCCCAAGGCCGTCAACATCGCCACCCTGCCGTTCCCGGGTTTCCCGACCGACCTGCAGCCGATGGCCATCGCCCTGGCGTCGATCGCCGACGGCACGTCGATGATCACCGAGAACGTCTTCGAGGCCAGGTTCCGATTCGTCGAGGAGATGATCCGGTTGGGGGCCGATGCCCGCACCGATGGTCATCACGCGGTGGTGCGCGGAATCCCGCAGTTGTCGAGTGCGCCGGTGTGGTCCTCGGACATCCGGGCCGGTGCCGGCCTGGTGTTGGCCGGCCTCGTCGCCGACGGAGACACCGAGGTCCACGACGTTTTTCACATCGATCGGGGCTATCCGCTGTTCGTCGAGAACCTCCTGATTTTGGGAGCGGAGATCGAGAGGGTAAGTTCTTAG
- a CDS encoding methylated-DNA--[protein]-cysteine S-methyltransferase codes for MTQYRIIDSPIGPLTLAGVGPVLTHLRMVDQTYEPDRADWELNDRAFPAAVEQLAAYFAGELRAFDLRLEMAGTEFQRRVWAALRAIPYGETRSYGEIAKAIGSPTAFRAVGLANGRNPIAVIVPCHRVIGANGSLTGFGGGMERKSTLLELEKNTANLTLFD; via the coding sequence ATGACTCAGTACCGCATCATCGACAGCCCCATCGGACCGCTCACGTTGGCCGGCGTCGGCCCGGTGTTGACGCATCTGCGGATGGTCGACCAGACCTACGAGCCCGATCGCGCCGATTGGGAACTCAACGATCGAGCTTTCCCGGCGGCGGTCGAACAATTGGCGGCGTATTTCGCCGGCGAATTACGCGCCTTCGATCTGCGCCTGGAAATGGCGGGCACGGAATTCCAACGACGGGTGTGGGCGGCATTGCGCGCGATTCCCTATGGCGAAACTCGGTCTTATGGGGAAATTGCGAAAGCAATCGGTTCGCCGACGGCGTTTCGGGCCGTGGGATTGGCGAATGGACGCAATCCCATTGCGGTCATCGTGCCCTGCCACCGCGTGATCGGCGCCAACGGCAGCCTGACGGGATTCGGCGGTGGGATGGAACGTAAATCCACGCTGCTGGAATTGGAGAAGAATACGGCGAACTTGACGCTGTTCGACTGA
- a CDS encoding DNA-3-methyladenine glycosylase 2 family protein, producing MHDDFDRCYRAVQSRDARFDGWFVIAVLSTGIYCRPSCPARTPLARNVRFYPTAAAAQRAGFRSCKRCRPDASPGSPEWNVRGDVVARAMRLIADGTVDRAGVTGLAVRLGYTTRQLERLLQAEVGAGPLALARAQRAQTARVLIETTALPFGDVAFAAGFSSIRQFNDTVREIFDVTPSELRRRNALRPAGQGTTTGPLTLRLAVRQPFGFEGLFGHLAATAVPGCEEIRDGAFRRTLRLPSGTGIVSLLPTPDHVRCTLELDDFRDLPVAIARCRRLLDLDADPEAVDNVLRDDEALRPLVLKAPGQRVPRAADEHEMAIRAVLGQQISTKRAGNLAGRLAADYGQPVSDVSGGLTHVFPAVSDLLEIDPQRLAMPHARKRAVQGLVAAIAAGDLVLDAGADWNTARTQLLQLPGVGPWTAEIIAMRGLGDPDAFPATDLGTRVAAGRLGLPDEARGLTEHSNRWRPWRSYATQYLWTALEHPVNHWPPKEAA from the coding sequence GTGCACGACGACTTCGACCGCTGCTACCGCGCCGTCCAATCCAGGGACGCGCGGTTCGACGGCTGGTTCGTCATCGCCGTGCTCAGCACCGGGATCTACTGCCGACCCAGCTGCCCCGCCCGCACCCCGCTGGCCCGCAACGTGCGCTTCTACCCCACCGCGGCGGCCGCGCAGCGGGCGGGCTTCCGGTCCTGCAAGCGGTGCCGGCCCGACGCGTCGCCGGGTTCGCCGGAGTGGAATGTCCGCGGCGACGTCGTCGCCCGGGCCATGCGGCTGATCGCCGACGGCACCGTCGACCGCGCGGGCGTGACGGGGTTGGCCGTTCGCCTCGGCTACACCACCCGCCAACTCGAGCGCCTGCTGCAGGCCGAGGTGGGCGCAGGACCGCTGGCGTTGGCCCGCGCCCAGCGGGCCCAGACGGCGCGGGTGCTCATCGAGACCACCGCGCTGCCGTTCGGCGATGTCGCGTTCGCCGCGGGCTTCTCCAGCATCCGGCAGTTCAACGACACCGTGCGCGAGATCTTCGACGTCACCCCGAGCGAACTGCGCCGACGCAACGCCCTGCGCCCCGCCGGACAGGGCACCACGACCGGGCCGTTGACGTTGCGCCTGGCCGTGCGCCAGCCGTTCGGCTTCGAGGGGCTGTTCGGTCACCTGGCCGCCACGGCGGTGCCCGGCTGCGAGGAGATCCGCGACGGCGCGTTCCGTCGTACGCTGCGGCTGCCGTCGGGCACGGGCATCGTCAGCCTACTGCCCACCCCCGATCACGTGCGCTGCACACTCGAGTTGGACGATTTCCGGGATCTCCCGGTGGCCATCGCGCGGTGCCGCAGATTGCTCGACCTCGATGCCGACCCCGAGGCCGTGGACAACGTGCTGCGCGACGACGAGGCCCTGCGGCCGCTGGTGCTCAAGGCGCCCGGTCAACGCGTCCCCCGTGCCGCGGACGAACACGAGATGGCGATCCGGGCCGTACTGGGCCAACAGATCTCCACGAAGCGCGCGGGCAACCTCGCCGGCCGCCTTGCCGCCGATTACGGGCAACCCGTGTCGGACGTTTCCGGCGGGCTCACCCATGTCTTCCCGGCCGTCTCCGATCTGCTCGAGATCGATCCGCAACGGCTTGCCATGCCGCACGCACGCAAACGTGCGGTGCAGGGGCTGGTCGCCGCGATCGCCGCCGGCGATTTGGTGCTCGATGCCGGGGCCGACTGGAACACCGCGCGGACGCAGCTGCTCCAGCTTCCCGGAGTCGGACCGTGGACCGCGGAGATCATCGCGATGCGCGGCCTGGGCGACCCGGATGCCTTCCCGGCCACCGACCTTGGCACCCGTGTCGCCGCGGGCAGACTGGGATTACCCGATGAAGCGCGTGGGCTGACCGAGCACAGCAACCGGTGGCGCCCCTGGCGGTCCTACGCCACCCAGTATCTGTGGACCGCCCTCGAACATCCTGTGAACCACTGGCCACCGAAGGAAGCAGCATGA
- the glsA gene encoding glutaminase A: protein MAVLVQKYLDDILAEHADITDGAVADYIPELASVDPSSFGLSLELSDGYVYESGDSATEFTIQSISKPFTYALAIDQVGTDAVDAKIGVEPSGEPFNEISVDDQTKTPKNAMINAGAIAAVSLIPGADAQQRFERLLDFYSACAGRRLDVDEDVYNSEKATGSRNRAIAYMLQSFGVLDGDPDEVLDVYFRQCAIKVTSSDLACMASTLARGGVNPGSGIRITSDAVVQRTLSVMMTCGMYDATGMWATTVGMPAKSGVGGGIIAVLPSQLGIGVYAPPLDKNGNSVRGLRACQSLSAQLGLHVMSVTRESRSTIRATHDIAAGVRVYELHGDLLFAGAERALRIVEHDSDEVDVAILELSRVDDINDVARRMLAGMRQSLNRRGKEGYLVDPDRRVMPAGSATASAVIFPTVAQALDAAGAR, encoded by the coding sequence GTGGCGGTGTTGGTGCAGAAGTACCTCGACGACATCCTCGCCGAGCATGCCGACATCACCGACGGGGCGGTGGCCGACTACATCCCCGAACTTGCCTCCGTCGACCCGTCGTCGTTCGGATTGTCCCTCGAACTGTCCGACGGCTATGTCTACGAATCGGGCGACAGCGCAACCGAATTCACCATCCAGTCGATCTCGAAGCCGTTCACCTACGCGCTCGCGATCGACCAGGTGGGCACCGACGCGGTCGATGCGAAGATCGGTGTCGAACCCTCCGGCGAGCCGTTCAACGAGATCAGCGTCGACGACCAGACCAAGACGCCCAAGAACGCGATGATCAACGCCGGGGCCATCGCGGCGGTCTCGTTGATCCCGGGAGCCGATGCGCAGCAGCGTTTCGAGCGGCTGCTGGACTTCTACTCGGCCTGCGCGGGCCGGCGCCTCGACGTCGACGAGGACGTCTACAACTCGGAGAAGGCCACCGGCAGCCGCAACCGGGCCATCGCCTACATGTTGCAGAGCTTCGGGGTGCTCGACGGCGACCCCGACGAGGTCCTCGACGTGTACTTCCGGCAGTGCGCCATCAAGGTCACCAGCTCGGACCTGGCGTGCATGGCCTCGACGCTGGCGCGCGGCGGCGTCAATCCGGGCAGCGGCATCCGCATCACCTCGGACGCGGTGGTGCAGCGCACGCTGAGCGTGATGATGACCTGCGGCATGTATGACGCCACCGGGATGTGGGCGACGACCGTCGGCATGCCGGCGAAGAGCGGGGTCGGCGGCGGCATCATCGCCGTGCTGCCCAGCCAGCTCGGGATCGGTGTCTACGCACCGCCGCTGGATAAGAACGGCAACAGCGTGCGCGGGCTCCGGGCCTGCCAGAGCCTGTCGGCCCAACTGGGCCTGCACGTGATGTCGGTGACCCGGGAATCCCGCTCGACCATCCGCGCCACCCACGACATCGCCGCCGGCGTGCGGGTCTACGAATTGCACGGCGACCTGTTGTTCGCCGGCGCCGAACGGGCGCTGCGCATCGTCGAACACGACAGCGACGAGGTGGACGTCGCGATCCTCGAGCTGTCCCGGGTCGACGACATCAACGATGTGGCCCGGCGGATGCTGGCCGGGATGCGCCAGTCGCTGAACCGACGGGGCAAGGAAGGCTATCTGGTGGACCCCGACCGCCGGGTGATGCCGGCCGGGAGCGCCACCGCCAGCGCGGTCATCTTCCCGACGGTCGCCCAGGCCCTCGACGCCGCCGGCGCACGCTAG
- a CDS encoding adenylate/guanylate cyclase domain-containing protein — MKANATLAQRLGRFLERLTQTSGRLPETSSYGSWLLGHVAEGPRRRRIRIQLILTVFILVTNLVGMGVSILLVTVAFPDPSVFDDAPAWLTYGVAPAYLTLALGVGTIWITRATVNALRWAVEDSPPTADNMRQAFLAPWRVATAHLALWGTGTVIFAVLYGIYDTLFIPRFLIAVGICGVMVATFAYLFTEFALRPVAARALEAGDPPKRLAPGIMGRIMTVWTVGAGIPVIGIGLIALFVLLLRNLTQTQFAVAVLISAAATVIFGFVLMWVAAWITATPVRVVRAALKRVEEGKLDTNLVVFDGTELGQLQRGFNSMVAGLRERERVRDLFGRHVGREVAAAAEARQVDLGGEERHAAVLFVDIVGSTTLVTSRAATEVVALLNRFFTVVVDEVNEHDGLLNKFEGDGCLAVFGAPNDLDSPEDAALATARGIAARLRVEVPGIEAGIGVAAGTVVAGNVGAHDRFEYTVIGAPVNEAARLCELAKNSPGCLLASSDTVRGATESERALWTFGDTVTLRGYEVPTLLAMPR, encoded by the coding sequence ATGAAAGCCAACGCGACGCTGGCGCAGCGCCTGGGCCGCTTCCTCGAGCGCCTGACGCAGACCAGCGGCCGGTTACCGGAGACCTCCTCCTACGGCTCCTGGCTGCTCGGCCACGTCGCCGAGGGACCGCGCCGCCGCCGCATCCGGATCCAGCTGATCCTCACGGTGTTCATCCTGGTCACCAACCTGGTGGGGATGGGCGTCTCGATCCTGCTGGTCACCGTCGCGTTCCCGGATCCCAGCGTGTTCGACGACGCACCCGCCTGGCTCACCTACGGGGTGGCGCCGGCGTATCTGACGCTGGCGCTGGGTGTGGGCACCATCTGGATCACCCGCGCGACGGTCAACGCGCTGCGCTGGGCCGTCGAGGACAGCCCCCCGACCGCCGACAACATGCGGCAAGCCTTCCTGGCGCCATGGCGGGTGGCCACCGCACATCTGGCGCTCTGGGGAACGGGCACGGTCATCTTCGCGGTCCTCTACGGGATCTACGACACCCTGTTCATCCCGCGGTTCCTCATCGCCGTCGGCATCTGCGGCGTCATGGTCGCCACCTTCGCCTACCTGTTCACCGAGTTCGCGCTGCGCCCGGTGGCCGCCCGAGCGCTCGAGGCCGGCGATCCGCCCAAGCGCCTTGCCCCGGGCATCATGGGCCGGATCATGACCGTGTGGACGGTGGGGGCCGGCATCCCGGTGATCGGCATCGGCCTCATCGCGCTGTTCGTCCTGCTGCTGCGCAACCTCACCCAGACCCAGTTCGCGGTCGCGGTGCTGATCTCGGCCGCGGCAACGGTGATCTTCGGCTTCGTCCTGATGTGGGTGGCGGCCTGGATCACCGCGACCCCGGTGCGGGTGGTGCGCGCCGCGCTCAAGCGCGTCGAGGAGGGCAAGCTGGACACCAACCTCGTCGTGTTCGACGGCACCGAACTGGGCCAGCTGCAGCGCGGCTTCAACTCGATGGTCGCCGGACTACGCGAACGGGAGCGGGTCCGCGACCTGTTCGGCCGTCACGTCGGCCGCGAGGTCGCCGCCGCGGCCGAGGCCCGCCAGGTCGACCTCGGCGGCGAGGAGCGCCACGCCGCAGTGCTGTTCGTCGACATCGTCGGTTCCACGACGCTGGTCACCTCACGGGCGGCCACCGAGGTCGTGGCCCTGCTCAACCGGTTCTTCACCGTCGTCGTCGACGAGGTCAACGAACACGACGGGCTGCTCAACAAATTCGAGGGCGACGGCTGCCTGGCGGTGTTCGGCGCCCCCAACGACCTCGACAGCCCCGAGGACGCCGCGCTGGCCACCGCGCGCGGTATCGCCGCGCGGCTGCGGGTGGAGGTCCCCGGGATCGAGGCCGGCATCGGCGTCGCGGCCGGCACCGTGGTCGCGGGCAACGTCGGCGCGCACGACCGCTTCGAGTACACCGTCATCGGGGCACCGGTCAACGAGGCCGCCCGGCTGTGCGAGCTGGCGAAGAACTCGCCGGGGTGCCTGCTGGCGTCCTCGGACACCGTGCGCGGCGCCACCGAAAGCGAAAGAGCGCTCTGGACTTTCGGCGACACCGTGACGCTGCGCGGCTACGAGGTCCCGACCCTGCTGGCGATGCCGCGCTAG
- the nucS gene encoding endonuclease NucS, whose translation MRLVIAQCTVDYVGRLTAHLPSARRLLLIKADGSVSVHADDRAYKPLNWMSPPCWITENAEGELPVWVVENKAGEQLRITIEDVEHDTEHELGVDPGLVKDGVEAHLQVLLAEHVDLLGVGYTLVRREYPTAIGPVDLLCRDEEGKSVAVEIKRRGEIDGVEQLTRYLDLLNRDSLIAPVSGVFAAQQIKPQARTLAEDRGIRCVTLDYDQMRGMDSDEYRLF comes from the coding sequence GTGCGTCTCGTGATCGCCCAGTGCACCGTGGACTATGTCGGCCGGCTGACCGCCCATCTGCCCTCGGCGCGTCGGCTGCTGCTGATCAAGGCCGACGGCTCGGTGAGCGTGCACGCCGACGACCGCGCCTACAAGCCGCTGAACTGGATGAGCCCGCCGTGCTGGATCACCGAGAACGCCGAGGGCGAACTGCCAGTGTGGGTGGTGGAGAACAAGGCGGGCGAACAGCTGCGGATCACCATCGAGGATGTCGAGCACGACACCGAGCACGAACTCGGGGTGGACCCCGGGTTGGTCAAGGACGGCGTCGAGGCGCACCTGCAGGTCCTGCTGGCCGAGCACGTCGACCTGCTCGGCGTCGGATACACGCTGGTGCGCCGCGAGTACCCGACCGCAATCGGTCCGGTGGACCTGCTGTGCCGCGACGAGGAGGGCAAGTCCGTGGCGGTGGAGATCAAGCGCCGCGGCGAGATCGACGGCGTCGAGCAGCTGACCCGCTATCTGGACCTGCTGAACCGGGATTCGCTGATCGCTCCCGTCAGCGGTGTGTTCGCCGCCCAGCAGATCAAGCCGCAGGCGCGCACGCTGGCCGAGGATCGCGGGATCCGCTGTGTCACTTTGGATTACGACCAGATGCGCGGCATGGACAGCGACGAGTACCGGCTGTTCTGA